In the Microplitis mediator isolate UGA2020A chromosome 5, iyMicMedi2.1, whole genome shotgun sequence genome, TATCTctgagtattttttattttctattttagcttttacgtttttaattatcaaattaattaattaattaatgaacaaaagaaatttttacctAACCCTTAATGCTACAGAATCGTTAcgattgtattttaaatattgcacGACCCGGCGCAAGACCATTTGATAATCAACTGACAACAAAATGGCCGCCCTCCAgtactgtatatatattattgttaaaataaaaatataagtactGAGAGAGTccggaattataataaaataccgGCAAGCGCGGCAAAATATTACGCCcttgcatgaaaaaattttaataataacacagtttttttttttatttattattaacttcgcTACAAATGCGAACGAATATTCAAACGGCTGATCCGACGAGACATTTCCCGCTTCaactatttttcttatttattattattattattattatttatttaattaattaattaattaatatcccACTAATCACGGATTTTTAAACCTTACATTTGTCTGAGCGTTAGATTATCATCTATACTtaagtatattatatatcaagTACTATAATATTAAGTATAATGTGTTACTGAACTTCAATGGCTACTTATATGCTACGATTATTTACCATTAAGTTATTAAtgaatatcaattattaattattatttattattataccgctatcacttttattaaaaCACCGGTGATTAATTAACCGATGGACAAAGTCCTCTCGTCGGCAGTCTCAGCAAACAAGCTCATACAAAAAACGTAATGTAGtaattgtaatattatttatttattattttattattttttgttctacGGCCCGATCGGTACTCGTACAAGCCCGCCATGTTGCCCCTGAGCATTAATTTCCTGCGATGAGAATAATATATTACGATATTTAAATGCGATTCCTATCGTACCGGCAGTCGATTACTATTACTAGCAGCGCCATCTTGGTTGGCGTCCATTAACTAGTCCACTTCCATTTTGTTGTCAttactaatattatttttaaaaacgatgtCACGAGAATTTAAGTCCGTAAGAGCTGGATAAACGCGTAGGCCGCGGCTTGTAGTCAATGTCAAGTTGTTTCAACAAATAGACCGGCCTTTGGTGTTGTAACAAAGATAACGAGGAAATAATTCGCATTGTCCACGGTAAAAAGTCTGAGCATATATCTCAAGCACGTACTCACTGCAGgcagtaataaataaactcgTAGAAAAAGccatttacttatttttcaatccATTTTAAACAGTCGTCACGTACTGACGTACTTCGGACTCGTCTCCCCAGGGGTAGCGAGAAGCTTCCTCGCTTTTTGCACGGCTTGGCCCACGATGAGCTTCGCGGGAACGTGACCTGGGGACTTCTTCGCTAAGCGAGCGCTTGGTCGGGTCTATTCCCCTGCTGCGAGGCAGCTCCAAAAAGGCATTGGAACGAGTCAAAATGGGTCTTTGGCGCTTGGGATCCTCACTAGCTGCACGTACAATCACTGTTGGTGGCACCAGGACACTTTCTTTCCGTGATTGAGTGCTTTCTGCACGGCCACGCAGCTTTTTGCGCTTTGATTCCTTGGTGGGTTTCACGGGTTCCTGGTAAGCGGGCGACGGAGTGCGAACTCTGACGGGACTTGGCGGTTCCATGGGCTTCCAGATTGGCGGTTCGAGGTCTTCCGGAGTCATGATTCTCTGCGGTGACTGCTCGGGTGATTCGTCTTTCCAGGCGCCCTGATAAATCGGGAATGGAGATATTTGATTGAGGAATCTCCAGCGCTCGCGTTCCTCGTCGGTTTCTTCATCTTTAAGATCTGGAGCTTTCGGCGGTGGGTGACAGGTGGGTGTGATGTGATACTCGTCATTGGCTTCAGCCTCTTCAGGAACCTCTAGGATGCTCAGCTCTGAAGCTGATCCGTCGTAAGGCGTCCATTTGATCTCGCTGATACGTTTGGGTTCGCGTTTCTTGATTCCTACTGACGGCAACGGCGAGTATCCTTCATAAGGCGCCCACTTGGCATCGGTGATAGTTATTTCGGGTGAAATCAAACGCTTTACAATTCGACTATTGACACGTACAATCGTTCTTGGATCGGGTTCTGGTGATAAGCTTCTTCGTACACTGTATCTCTGCTTTTCCTTCAGGCTCTTACTCTTAGGGTCACCATActttatttctttcttttcCGGTTGCAGTGAAAAATGCGTCATTCCAGCCCACCTTGAACGTTGAGCTTTCCGCGAATCTTCTGGACTGACAACCGGGTCCTTTGGCTCCCACTTTTTAATAGAACCTACAACAGCTTTCTGCTGAACAAGTCTACCTCGCTCTTTCTTAACTGGTTGACGGGTATCCTCGCTCACATGCTTCTTCAATTCTGGCCTCTCGACTGCAGCTTCTGCTTCGTCAGCCGTCGGAGTCAAGGATTTGGAAAACAAGGTTCTATTTTCTTGGTCCTGGAACCGCTGAGCACGTTTTTCGTTGACCGGCGACGGGGACAGAGTCTTGGGCTTTGGACAAGTACACCGAGGCTTGGGATTTGGCAGAACCTCTGGCACCTGAAGAGTTCGTGCCGTTGGCTGAGTGCCATCACGTGCCATTCCCGAAGCATCGCTCGAGTGCTTCCTCAAATCGTGAGGCGGACTCAAGCGATCTGGACGAAGTGACCACTTGTCAGTTTCCGCACTGTGATGTTTCCTCAAGTCACTGCGGTCTGGATGCCTTTTTTCCTCGGGTGTGAGGTCATGGCAACTGCACTTGGTGCGACGGTTGAGGTCAACATCGGTGCGTGACGTGCTCAATTCCCATCGGTACTCCGTGTTATCTTCAGGCTGACGTTTAAGATCCCAAAGAGCATCGTCCGGTGACAAATAGTTGCTTCCCCACCTAGAGGATGACGTCTCAACACTGCGGTACTTTCTCAAATCCGGATGAGGTTTCTTGAAGTGCGGGGACACATCCGGTGGAAGCGGCAATGTTTTTTGGTCACAAGTGCACACCAGTCCCGTGAAACTGCTTTCGAGTGGCGCCGAGCCAACCGCGTCCAAGTCTTCAATAGTGTACGAAATAGCATCCTCACGTTTTTTACCACAATCCGGACAACGCCCTGATATACCAGCGCTGCTTCTGCGTCGCCTTAATAACGGCTGAGAAGGAGGCTCTAATAATGAATGCTGATGACGTAGGGCTGAAGCGCCTGATGTGGACGGGACCGGTGGTGGCGACGATGACGGTGTCACCGACACGTCAGGCCGCGTACGCGACTTTTCCTCGTGCTGCGGGATGTCAGATGGGCTCGATATCCCATTCGTTTCTGGTGATGCGGTCCAAGAATTCTCTGTAGCTTTGTCAAGCTGCCTTGGTTGGAACTGCGACTCCGGAGACGACGAGACTTCGCTCGAGACCACTTCCAGTAAGACTCCCGCGTTCCCCGATTCCGCAAGCCTGccaaataaacaaacaaacacaTCTATTTACCAAATGTTCTGTTCAATCTCATCAGCAGTCGCGCCCTGGTAGTAATTATCCGATCATAATTAGTACCAAAGTTCTTATAACTATCTACGCTTTTCTAAATTGTACAAAACGAGGCGTCGTTACGTACAAGCCGGTTTGATTTTATAGACCCATGTTCAGTGACGGACGCCTCCAGGGGGTGTCATATACCTTGAGCTCGGTGAAAATCTCCGTGAAGAATCCGGGCTCGCTGTTGATGCGCAGCATTTTGGAGCTCAGTCGGTT is a window encoding:
- the LOC130668545 gene encoding serine/arginine repetitive matrix protein 1-like, which gives rise to FGRLAESGNAGVLLEVVSSEVSSSPESQFQPRQLDKATENSWTASPETNGISSPSDIPQHEEKSRTRPDVSVTPSSSPPPVPSTSGASALRHQHSLLEPPSQPLLRRRRSSAGISGRCPDCGKKREDAISYTIEDLDAVGSAPLESSFTGLVCTCDQKTLPLPPDVSPHFKKPHPDLRKYRSVETSSSRWGSNYLSPDDALWDLKRQPEDNTEYRWELSTSRTDVDLNRRTKCSCHDLTPEEKRHPDRSDLRKHHSAETDKWSLRPDRLSPPHDLRKHSSDASGMARDGTQPTARTLQVPEVLPNPKPRCTCPKPKTLSPSPVNEKRAQRFQDQENRTLFSKSLTPTADEAEAAVERPELKKHVSEDTRQPVKKERGRLVQQKAVVGSIKKWEPKDPVVSPEDSRKAQRSRWAGMTHFSLQPEKKEIKYGDPKSKSLKEKQRYSVRRSLSPEPDPRTIVRVNSRIVKRLISPEITITDAKWAPYEGYSPLPSVGIKKREPKRISEIKWTPYDGSASELSILEVPEEAEANDEYHITPTCHPPPKAPDLKDEETDEERERWRFLNQISPFPIYQGAWKDESPEQSPQRIMTPEDLEPPIWKPMEPPSPVRVRTPSPAYQEPVKPTKESKRKKLRGRAESTQSRKESVLVPPTVIVRAASEDPKRQRPILTRSNAFLELPRSRGIDPTKRSLSEEVPRSRSREAHRGPSRAKSEEASRYPWGDESEVRQYVTTV